In Thermogemmatispora onikobensis, the genomic stretch CTTGGCCGCTGTGCGGCTGCGCTGGCGTCCGGCACCATGGCAGGTTGTCCCAAAGCTCTGCTCCATTGAGCCAGGGGCCCCAACCAGCACGAATGAGTAGCGACCCATGTCACCCGGGATCAGCACCGGCTGGCCAACTGCGCGGTACTTCTCGGGGACGGCGGGATGCCCTGCGGGGAAGGCTCGCGTCGCCCCTTTGCGATGGACGCAGACGCGCCGCAACTGGCCGTCGATGCGGTACTCCTCCATCTTCGCAATGTTGTGGCACACGTCGTAGACGAGCGGCATCTCTGCAGGCCGGGCCTGGCGTCCAAAGACCCTGGAAAACGCCTGGCGCACGCCGTGCATCAGCAACTGGCGGTTGGCCCAGGCAAAGTTTGCCGCTGCGGCCATCGCCCCCAGATAGGCTTTCGCCTCCTGGGACCTCAGCGGCAAATAGGCGAGCTGCTTATCTACTATCTCAATATGCTCCTTTGCTATCCTTACCTCGGCGATTCTGATAAAGTCATCAGCTACTTGATGCCCGAAGCCCCTTGACCCGCAATGGATGGTGGTGACGACCTGGCCCTGGCGATAGAGGCCGAGGGCTTGGGCTGCCTCCTCATCGTAGATATGGTCGACTACCTGCACCTCGCAGAAGTGGTTGCCTGCGCCCAGGCTCCCGAGCTGGTTGACGCCGCGCTGGATAGCCGTCGCTGAGACGGTATCAGGATTGGCGCCTGCCAGACAGCCGCCCTCCTCGGCAACTTCCAGGTCTTCAGGGAAGCCATAGCCCTGCTCAACGGCCCAGGCGGCGCCACGCACCATCACCTCACGCAGCTCCCTTTCGCTCAGACTGCGCATGCCTTTGCCCCCCACTCCCGAGGGCAGGCGCTGGAACAGTTCATCAGCCAGACGATCGGCCTTTCCTTTGACTTCCTGGTAGCTCAGATCCGTAGCGAGCAGGCGCACCCCGCAGTTAATGTCGAAACCGATTCCTCCGGGCGAAATCACTCCTGTCTCTGCGTCTGTCGCAGCAACGCCTCCCACAGGGAAGCCGTAGCCCCAGTGAATGTCAGGCATAGCCAGCGAGTAGCCGACAATGCCTGGCAGCGTGGCCACATTGGCGACCTGCTGCAGAGAGTTGTCCTGACGAATCTGTTCAATGAGAGCGTCGTCGGCATAGACAATGCCCGACACGCACATTTTCGGCTGGTAACTTTGGGGAATAAGCCAGCGGTAGGCATCGATCCGCTGGAGGGGAATCTTGGACCCGCTGTCGCTCATCGTGCATCCCTCCTTGCTCTTCTTATCTGTTCTTCGATTCCGCATCCAAGCAAATGCTGAGATACTCGCGCTGTGGCAGCCAAACGAACCAGGGACGAGTCAGCGCGAGCCAGACCGTTCTTCTCTGGTTTCCAGGAGACGACCTGTATGGAAGACGACACGCGTGGGCCGGTCAAGTCCCGAGCGCGGCATAGGGTCGAGTGGGCGGAAGGAGAATCGGTCTCCGCTCCGTCACCCTGATCGGGCGGACCGCTTTGGCCCATTCCGATAGAAGGCCAAGGCAAGAACGGCAGGCAGCAGTGGACGGAGAGGCTCCGTCTTCCTCCTACAAGCAAGCATACAGATAGCTGGGGAGATGGCGAGGCCTCTGGGTGGGCGAAGCAAGAGAGCGGCGGGCGAAGGCAGAGACGTGGGAGGCTGCCGACGAGCTGAGCCAGGCCGAGTGCTAGATGTCGAAGATGATCCGTGCCTGGTAGCCGTGGGCGGTGGGGACAACCTCGGCCTGATGCCTGGTGACTGCCTTGATAGCACTGCTCAGCTCGTGGCGCTGCTCATCGTATGGCTCGCCGCTGGCGTGCGCCTTCATCTTCAGCTGGGTCTCGGAGAAGTCCTCGATCTCGAATTGGCGAAAGAGCAAGAACTCGGTGTCGAACAGGAAGATCAAACGGCTTAGCCAGGCAATCAGTAGCGAGACCAGATCGTCCCCTTCAACCTCCACCTCCCGACTGACTCTGGGCTCGACCTGCTCCAGAGGCACCATCAAGCTCTCCATCCCCTCTGCAGCATGGATGAAGAGTTCTGGCAGTGTCCGCCCGTAGACCTGCAGCCCGACGTCTGCCGTGTGCTCGAAGACTTCAAAGGGCAGCTCATCCATAGCTAGGCCCGATCTCTACCGCTCAGGATCGTTCGCTCTGCCTGCGTCCGGGCGAGTCCTGGCTCGCTGGCGGCACTCCCGCGCATTGGGGACACTGCACTGGCGTTGTGTTGCATGGTTACCTCCTTCCCGAATGCCGGCCAGTCCGCTGCATTCAAGCACCACGTTTTCATGGTAGCAGCAGATTTGCGCTTTGTCAAGATAAAGGAGAGCGCGGGAGCAGCCAGGCCGCGCTCTCCCTTGCTTTCTGCTCTGCCGCTCAAGCGCAATCCAGCTTCCTGGGCCAAGGGAGTGAGGGAGAGATGCAAGAGAGTGTTAGCAGGTTCGCTCCCGGCTGTGAGCCCAGAACTCCAGCAGGTCGCTGCGGGTGACGATGCCTTCGAGCTGGGGGCCTTGCATGACGGCCACCGCTGACTGACCACTGCGAAAGAGGGTATAGGCTTCCTGGACGGGAGCGTCAGCGGGTAGCTCAGGGAAAGGAGGACCCTGGAGCGAGCCAACGGTCTTCTCGCTCAGCGATTCGCCGCTGGCCAGGTGCTGGAGCAGCAGATCCTCGGTCAGGCTGCCTACCATGTGCCCGTGTTCCACCACAGGCGTCTGGCTGATTCCATAGCGACGGAGCAGCTCAACGGCGTCGGCGATCGAGTCCTGGGGCGCGACGCTCACGACCAGGGGCATGCTGCCCTCATGCGTGCGCCGGTAGGTGAGCACGTCTCGCAGCGTCGGCTGCTCGCTCTCAGCCTGCATCAGCAGGTTGTTCTCGCGCATCCAGGTGTCGTTAAACTGCTTACTCAGGTAGCCGCGTCCGGTGTCGGGGAAGAGCACCACAACGACATCGTTGGGGGTGAGCCGACGCGCGTAGGTCAGGGCTGCCGCCAGCGCTGTGCCGGAGGAGCCTCCAACGAGAATCCCCTCTTCGCGGGCCAGGCGCCGGGCCCAGTAGAAGGAAATGCGGTCCTCCACGCGAATAACTTCATCGACAACGGAGGGATCGTAATTCTTCGGAAAAACCTCCATGCCGATGCCCTCGACTTTATAGGGCTTCGGCGTGTCGCCCGAGTAGACGGAGCCTGCCGGGTCGGCGCCGATGACCTTGATGGCTGGATTCTGCTCCTTGAGATAGCGGGCAGTACCAGTGATGGTGCCGCCGGTGCCGATGCCAGCAACGAAGGCCGTGATGCGCCCGGCGGTAGCGCGCCAGATCTCGGGTCCGGTGCTGGCGTAGTGGGCTGCTGGATTGGCAGGGTTGGAGTACTGATCGGGGCAGCAGGCCCCAGGAATCTCCCTGGCGAGCCGATGAGCCACGTTCTTGTAATGCTCTGGTGAATCGGGGGGCACGGTGCTCGGGCAGATGACGACCTCGGCCCCGTAGGCTCGCAGCAGGCTGCGCTTCTCCTCGCTGACCTTGTCCGTCATGACAAAGATGCAGTGGTAGCCTTTGATAGCGGCAGCTATGGCCAGGCCGTGACCGGTGTTCCCGCTCGTAGGTTCGACAATGGTGCCACCGGGTCGCAGCAGGCCCTGGCGCTCGCAATATTCGATCATGGCCGGTCCAATACGATCTTTGACGCTGCCGCCAGGATTGAGCATCTCGATCTTGGCGAGCACGAGGGGGGGAACATCGGCAGCCACTTTGCGCAGGCGCACGAGGGGGGTGTTGCCGATGGCATCGAGGATGGAATCATAGTAGCGCATGTCTCCTGGTGCGGGTTCAGCCGCTTGCTTCTCCTGCATATCTCCACGCTTCCTCTCTGCAGCAGTTACTGGCGTTTTGTCGCTGGGTGGGTACGTGCCGAGTAACGAGATAAGACCCTGCCCGGCCCAGCTCGCAGGCGACGCTCCCAGCGGGCCGGGACCTTCTTACTCTCGTAGCCACAGTATAGCATGAGGCATCGCGGCCTGGCCAGAGACTCAGGAGCATGACTATCAGCAAAGCAAGGGCCAGGCCAGGCGGGAAAGATCATTCCGTTAGCCTGACCTGGCCCCGACCCGATAACTAGGTGCCGCTGCGGCCACGTGAGAAGGCCGTGGGCTGTCCTGCAGGAGCAACAAGGTGCTGCCGCGGCTGCCAGCCCGGTCTCAGACTCACGAGCAGACGCAGGCTGACAAGGGCGCCGAAGGCCAGGAGAGCCAGACTCACCAGGCCCATAGCGTAGCCGCCACTCAGCTGTCTGGCCTCGCCCAGAAGCGATGGTAGCAGGAAGCCCCCAAGCCCCCCACAGGCCCCTACGAATCCGGTCGCTAGCCCGATTTGCTGGGGAAAGCGCAGGGGGACAAGCTGGAAGACAGCGCCGTTGCCTGTCCCAAGCATAGCCATCAGGCAGAGGATCAGCACGGTCCCCAGACCCAACGGCGGAATACAGGCGAGCAAGGCATAGCTGACGGCCACCAGGCTGAAAACGAGGTGCAGCATGAAGGTACCGCCCAGACGATCCGCGAGGTAGCCTCCCAGAGGACGCGCCAGGCTGCCAGTAAGGCTGGCGAGCGCAGTGAGAAGGCCGGCATTGACGGCACTCAGGCCATACTGTGTGTGCAGGAAGAGGGGCAGAAAGGTGCTCAGACCAACGAAGCCCCCAAAGGTAATGCTATAGAAGAAAGAGAACCACCAGAGATCGGCACTCTTGAAGACAGCCCCGGCTGGCTGGGCGGGTGCTGCAGCGCTGGCAGGCGCCTTCCCGGCCTCGCGGCTCAGGACGACAAAGACGAGGAGAACAAGGGCCAGAGGGATCATGGCAAGCCCCATGACGGCATGCCAGCCATAGCTACGCGCTAGGGTAGGAGCGGCAAGGTTGGCAATCACTGTCCCCATGTTGCCCGCGGCGGTGATTCCCATGACCAGCCCCTGCCGCTCTGGGGGATAGCAGCGGCTGGCCAGCGGCAGAGCAACTGCAAAGGAGGAACCAGCACAGCCCAGCAGAAGACCAACGGCCAGCAGGGCCGGAAAGTTGAGAGGAAGGAGCCAGCCGGCCAGAAGAGGAAGGAAGAGGAAGAGCAGTAGAAGAGTACCGACGCGCTTGTAGCCAAAGCGGTCCCCAAGCATACCCATTGGGAAACGCGCCAGCGAGCCGCCGAGCGTGGGCACGGCTACGAGAAAGCCCTGCTCGGCAGGGTTGAGCTTAAGGCTCTGGGCAATGAAGATG encodes the following:
- a CDS encoding MFS transporter is translated as MSEGAYFPSIVVNLPSYHREVSTTMRIPRTPFTTLVAAFLHFDTCFALWVLLGALGIFIAQSLKLNPAEQGFLVAVPTLGGSLARFPMGMLGDRFGYKRVGTLLLLFLFLPLLAGWLLPLNFPALLAVGLLLGCAGSSFAVALPLASRCYPPERQGLVMGITAAGNMGTVIANLAAPTLARSYGWHAVMGLAMIPLALVLLVFVVLSREAGKAPASAAAPAQPAGAVFKSADLWWFSFFYSITFGGFVGLSTFLPLFLHTQYGLSAVNAGLLTALASLTGSLARPLGGYLADRLGGTFMLHLVFSLVAVSYALLACIPPLGLGTVLILCLMAMLGTGNGAVFQLVPLRFPQQIGLATGFVGACGGLGGFLLPSLLGEARQLSGGYAMGLVSLALLAFGALVSLRLLVSLRPGWQPRQHLVAPAGQPTAFSRGRSGT
- a CDS encoding RtcB family protein, with the translated sequence MSDSGSKIPLQRIDAYRWLIPQSYQPKMCVSGIVYADDALIEQIRQDNSLQQVANVATLPGIVGYSLAMPDIHWGYGFPVGGVAATDAETGVISPGGIGFDINCGVRLLATDLSYQEVKGKADRLADELFQRLPSGVGGKGMRSLSERELREVMVRGAAWAVEQGYGFPEDLEVAEEGGCLAGANPDTVSATAIQRGVNQLGSLGAGNHFCEVQVVDHIYDEEAAQALGLYRQGQVVTTIHCGSRGFGHQVADDFIRIAEVRIAKEHIEIVDKQLAYLPLRSQEAKAYLGAMAAAANFAWANRQLLMHGVRQAFSRVFGRQARPAEMPLVYDVCHNIAKMEEYRIDGQLRRVCVHRKGATRAFPAGHPAVPEKYRAVGQPVLIPGDMGRYSFVLVGAPGSMEQSFGTTCHGAGRQRSRTAAKKAISSKDLMAQLEAKGITVRVHSKGLLAEEAPLAYKDAEQVVRVVHNAGLARLVVRLRPIIVVKG
- a CDS encoding cystathionine beta-synthase; amino-acid sequence: MRYYDSILDAIGNTPLVRLRKVAADVPPLVLAKIEMLNPGGSVKDRIGPAMIEYCERQGLLRPGGTIVEPTSGNTGHGLAIAAAIKGYHCIFVMTDKVSEEKRSLLRAYGAEVVICPSTVPPDSPEHYKNVAHRLAREIPGACCPDQYSNPANPAAHYASTGPEIWRATAGRITAFVAGIGTGGTITGTARYLKEQNPAIKVIGADPAGSVYSGDTPKPYKVEGIGMEVFPKNYDPSVVDEVIRVEDRISFYWARRLAREEGILVGGSSGTALAAALTYARRLTPNDVVVVLFPDTGRGYLSKQFNDTWMRENNLLMQAESEQPTLRDVLTYRRTHEGSMPLVVSVAPQDSIADAVELLRRYGISQTPVVEHGHMVGSLTEDLLLQHLASGESLSEKTVGSLQGPPFPELPADAPVQEAYTLFRSGQSAVAVMQGPQLEGIVTRSDLLEFWAHSRERTC
- a CDS encoding archease, whose protein sequence is MDELPFEVFEHTADVGLQVYGRTLPELFIHAAEGMESLMVPLEQVEPRVSREVEVEGDDLVSLLIAWLSRLIFLFDTEFLLFRQFEIEDFSETQLKMKAHASGEPYDEQRHELSSAIKAVTRHQAEVVPTAHGYQARIIFDI